The following nucleotide sequence is from Gammaproteobacteria bacterium.
CCGGCAATACCTGACCGCGCAGGTTGGCAAGACCATCCAGACTCGGTGGACTCAAAGGAACGCGCACCACTGCCGGTACCCGGATAATCTCGCGCACTGGAGCCATGAGTACCGCGAAGACCTCCTGGCCGACGAAAAAAGTGACAAATTGCCGCGACTCGGCCGCCTGGCCGGAGTCCATGGCGGTAACTGGGGATACGATGGTCATGAATACTCCTCATAGGCGGCATGGCCGCCAGCGACGGCTTAAACGCTCTGTAACTCGTCGGCGAGAGAAGAAATCTCCTCAATGGCCGCAGCCAATTCCTCCGATCCCTGCGATTGTTGCTTGGCCGCTGCCGCCGCCTGACCGGAAGCCTGCTCGGCCTCGGCTGCCGCTGCTGCAATCTGATCGACGCCCTTCTTGAGTTCAACTAGGGTAGCGACAATCTGTCCAGAGGCATCCGCGATCTCCTTATTTCCGTTAAGAACTTCACCCATTTCGGCGTTCATGGTCACCAGACTGCCGGCAATCGGCTTGGTTTTTTCAACCTCGGCGCTGGCATTGGCAGCAATGACCTCCAAATCGCGGCGTACCGCACCAATTTGATCCTGAATCGATTTCACCATATCTTTAATCCGGTCGGCATTCTCTGCTGAGTCGTGAGCCAGGTTGCGGATGTCGGTACTCACTACCACGAAGCCTTTGCCAAATTCTCCGGCCCGCGCCGCCTCGATGGCACCATTAACTGCCAACATGTTGGTCTGGATCGAGACTGTGGTAATTGAATCGACAATTTTATCAATGCGCCGGCTGATTAATTCCAAGGCATTGATCTGCTCACCACTCTTGCGGGTCTCGATCAGCGCTTGGATTACTCCCTCGATCAATTCGTCTATCGCTTGCTTGCCCTGACGCATCATCGTCTGAATGCCGGCACTTTTTTCGACGGCGGTAGTGGCGTTTTTATTGGCAAGCTGGGCGGATTTTTCAATTTGAGTGATGGCTGCGGCTGATTCCTGGGCTGCCGCTGACTGCTGCGCGGAACCCTTGCGAATCTGATCGATAGCGGCGGCAATCTGGGTTGCGGCACGATTAATTTCCTGGACCGCCGAGGACAGCTCTCCTGCGGCCGATGCGACTTCCTCGGCACTCTTTGAAATGTCGGTGCTGTTTTTTAAGTCTTCCGCCAGCCCTGACAAATCCTGAGCGGCCTGCTCGGATTGAGACAATGCCTGGGTTTGTTGGCCAACGGTCTTGACGGCCTCTTCGGAGGCTGCCGATTGTTCCTGGGCTGCTGCCGCAATCGCCTCGGCACCTTTTTGGCTATCCTCAGCGGCGCGATTGGCTTCCTGCGCGCCAGTCAAGATCTGCTGCGCTCCGGTGATGATGATGGCCAGATCACCCTGGATTCGTTCGAGCTGCTCGGTGATGGTTCTACCCTTGGCGGCTTCGCCATTGATGGTAGCCGCAGAACGGGTGATGCCGTCGGAGATGACCTTGACCTCACCTTGAATCTGGCCAACTAAATCTTGAATTTCTTTGGCGCTTTTTTCCGAGGTCTCAGCGAGGGTACGCACTTCATCGGCCACGACCGCGAAGCCCTTGCCGTGCTGCCCGGCACGCGCAGCCTCGATAGCGGCATTGAGTGCGAGCAAGTTAGTCTGGTCGGCGATCCGTGCCACGGCTTTCACAATATCACCGATATTGGCGGCCTGACGTTCGAGTTCGGCCACCAATTTGACCGATCTA
It contains:
- a CDS encoding methyl-accepting chemotaxis protein, which translates into the protein MALVKKTQQKGGVAAQDTNGSSGTTNTEGGAQRQQAIRQAEAERRRARTLAKQQQAAERIASATTQLSSGINEAASAVEELKRAMDQIAAGAEEASGASQESLRAVSQVAKAINSQTKAAESSLGKSRNLQDLTSRVSDDILKTVTAVVAAAEQQTRSVKLVAELERQAANIGDIVKAVARIADQTNLLALNAAIEAARAGQHGKGFAVVADEVRTLAETSEKSAKEIQDLVGQIQGEVKVISDGITRSAATINGEAAKGRTITEQLERIQGDLAIIITGAQQILTGAQEANRAAEDSQKGAEAIAAAAQEQSAASEEAVKTVGQQTQALSQSEQAAQDLSGLAEDLKNSTDISKSAEEVASAAGELSSAVQEINRAATQIAAAIDQIRKGSAQQSAAAQESAAAITQIEKSAQLANKNATTAVEKSAGIQTMMRQGKQAIDELIEGVIQALIETRKSGEQINALELISRRIDKIVDSITTVSIQTNMLAVNGAIEAARAGEFGKGFVVVSTDIRNLAHDSAENADRIKDMVKSIQDQIGAVRRDLEVIAANASAEVEKTKPIAGSLVTMNAEMGEVLNGNKEIADASGQIVATLVELKKGVDQIAAAAAEAEQASGQAAAAAKQQSQGSEELAAAIEEISSLADELQSV